TGTGCAGCGCCGCCGCGCCGCAGCAGCCCTGGCCTTCCGGAATCACGACTTCCACGCCGTTGCGGGCCAGCACCCGCAAGGTGGCCGCGTTGAAATTGGGCGCGAGGGCCTGCTGGGCGCAGCCGACCAGGAAGGCGACCCTGGCCCGCTTCTTTCCCTGTGCAGGCGTGAAGCGCGGCAGGTCGACCATCGCCGGAATGTGTTCGGGCAGCAGATCGAGCGGCGACTTGAGCGCGTCGGGCAGCAGCGGCGCGAGCGGCTTGGCGTACTGGCCGATCCGGGCGGCCAAGCTGAACAGCTTGGGGGCTGGGAGCGCCTTCAGGATGGCGGTGCGCTTGGCCCGGTCAAAGGGGGTGCGTTGCCGCTGCGGCTCAGACCAGCCGCGAAAACTGGTGATCAGCTCGCCGTAGGGCACACCCGAGGGGCAGGCGGTGACACAGCCCATGCAGCCCAGGCAGCGGTCCAGGTGCGGCGCGGCGTCCATCAGCGGCAGCTCGCCTTCCAGCACCTCCTTCATCAAAAAGATGCGCCCGCGTGGGCTGTCCATCTCGTCGCCGAGCAGCGTGTAGGTGGGGCAGGCGGGCAGGCAAAAGCCGCAGTGGACGCAGGCGTCGATGGCGTGGGCCATGATCTCGCCCTGCGGTCCAAGCTGGTCAACCGGGATGTCGTGGTTCATCGGCGGGCGCTCATCCTCATGCTGCTGAGGATGCCACACGGCGGGCGGGACAATGGTGCGAGAAAAGCCAGCGGGCCGCCTGCGCCGCGCAGTCA
This portion of the Deinococcus rubellus genome encodes:
- the glcF gene encoding glycolate oxidase subunit GlcF; translated protein: MNHDIPVDQLGPQGEIMAHAIDACVHCGFCLPACPTYTLLGDEMDSPRGRIFLMKEVLEGELPLMDAAPHLDRCLGCMGCVTACPSGVPYGELITSFRGWSEPQRQRTPFDRAKRTAILKALPAPKLFSLAARIGQYAKPLAPLLPDALKSPLDLLPEHIPAMVDLPRFTPAQGKKRARVAFLVGCAQQALAPNFNAATLRVLARNGVEVVIPEGQGCCGAAALHTGAREEALKLARANLAAFDMDDYDAILSNAAGCGAGLKEYPEVLHGLPDEAAAKKLAAKVMDISTFLARLSEDGGLEPFMPASRPLKIAYHDACHLAHAQGIRAEPRALLKMIPGVSLLEVPQGDLCCGSAGTYNLEQPALAAELGERKARNVLSVQPDMVASGNIGCHTQIQSHLRRQGSPVPIHHTIEILDLAYRGLL